One stretch of Streptomyces sp. NBC_00443 DNA includes these proteins:
- a CDS encoding DUF4177 domain-containing protein encodes MTKWEYATVPLLVHATKQILDTWGEDGWELVQVVPGPNNPEQLVAYLKRERQA; translated from the coding sequence ATGACCAAGTGGGAATACGCAACTGTGCCGCTGCTCGTCCACGCCACGAAGCAGATTCTGGACACCTGGGGTGAGGACGGCTGGGAGCTCGTCCAGGTCGTGCCCGGGCCGAACAACCCCGAGCAGCTCGTGGCCTACCTGAAGCGGGAGAGGCAGGCGTGA
- a CDS encoding RidA family protein, which translates to MSAVEEKLAELGLTLPEVVPPLAAYQPAVQSGVYVYTAGQLPMVEGKLPVTGKVGAEVTAEEAKDLARTCVLNALAAVKSVAGDLDRIARVVKVVGFVASAPDFTGQPGVLNGASELLAQVLGDKGVHARSAVGVAVLPLDAPVEVEVQVELTEA; encoded by the coding sequence GTGAGCGCGGTCGAGGAGAAGCTTGCCGAGCTGGGCCTGACGCTGCCGGAGGTCGTGCCTCCGCTGGCCGCGTACCAGCCGGCCGTCCAGTCCGGCGTGTACGTCTACACCGCCGGCCAGCTGCCCATGGTGGAGGGCAAACTCCCGGTCACCGGCAAGGTGGGCGCCGAGGTCACCGCCGAGGAGGCCAAGGACCTCGCCCGCACGTGCGTCCTGAACGCCCTCGCCGCCGTGAAGTCGGTGGCGGGCGATCTGGACCGCATCGCGCGCGTGGTGAAGGTCGTGGGCTTCGTGGCCTCGGCCCCGGACTTCACCGGCCAGCCCGGCGTCCTGAACGGCGCCAGCGAACTCCTCGCCCAGGTCCTGGGCGACAAGGGCGTCCACGCGCGCAGCGCGGTCGGCGTGGCCGTGCTGCCGCTGGACGCGCCGGTGGAGGTCGAGGTCCAGGTGGAGCTCACGGAGGCGTAG
- a CDS encoding Crp/Fnr family transcriptional regulator: protein MDDPLRRNPLFAALDDEQSAELRASMSEVTLARGDSLFHEGDPGDRLYVVTEGKVKLHRTSPDGRENMLAVVGPGELIGELSLFDPGPRTATATALTEVKLLGLGHGDLQPWLNARPEVATALLRAVARRLRRTNDAMSDLVFSDVPGRVARALLDLSRRFGVQSEEGIHVVHDLTQEELAQLVGASRETVNKALADFAGRGWLRLEARAVILLDVERLAKRSR from the coding sequence GTGGACGACCCTCTGCGGCGCAATCCGCTCTTCGCGGCTCTCGACGACGAGCAGTCCGCGGAACTGCGCGCCTCCATGAGTGAGGTGACCCTCGCGCGTGGCGACTCACTGTTCCACGAGGGCGACCCGGGCGATCGGCTCTACGTCGTCACCGAGGGCAAGGTCAAGCTTCACCGGACGTCCCCCGACGGCCGCGAGAACATGCTGGCCGTCGTCGGCCCCGGAGAGCTCATCGGCGAGCTGTCCCTCTTCGACCCGGGCCCGCGCACGGCGACCGCCACCGCGCTGACCGAGGTCAAGCTGCTGGGCCTGGGCCACGGCGACCTCCAGCCCTGGCTGAACGCCCGCCCCGAGGTGGCCACCGCGCTGCTGCGCGCCGTCGCGCGCCGTCTGCGCCGCACCAACGACGCGATGTCCGACCTCGTCTTCTCGGACGTCCCCGGCCGCGTGGCCCGCGCGCTCCTGGACCTCTCCCGCCGCTTCGGCGTGCAGTCCGAGGAGGGCATCCACGTCGTGCACGACCTGACGCAGGAGGAGCTGGCCCAGCTGGTCGGCGCGTCCCGCGAGACGGTCAACAAGGCCCTGGCCGACTTCGCAGGTCGCGGCTGGCTTCGCCTGGAGGCCCGCGCGGTGATCCTGCTGGACGTGGAGCGGCTGGCCAAGCGCTCGCGCTAG
- a CDS encoding nucleotidyltransferase domain-containing protein: MAETVLRSGLDAHGYIAREGALGRVPYAFRPVVAAARDRLLDVFGARLHSAYLYGSIPRGTARVGRSDLDLLIALREEPTEADRTAARGLDEGLDKEFAQIDGAGTLLCSHRQLLSDLERYDGGWFVACLCTPLLGDDLAEYLPRYRPDSLLARETNGDLGLLLPRWRARIAGADDSEDARRPLVRFMSRHLVRTGFTLVMPRWGGWTSDLVEMAEAFGSYYPARAGQMRTAALLGREPTGDAAVLRSYVEDLGPWLAQEYARVHGVKAPRPD, translated from the coding sequence ATGGCCGAAACCGTCCTTCGAAGCGGGCTGGACGCCCATGGGTACATCGCGCGCGAAGGGGCGCTCGGGCGTGTCCCGTATGCGTTCCGGCCCGTCGTCGCGGCCGCGCGTGACCGCCTGCTGGATGTGTTCGGGGCGCGGCTGCACAGCGCCTACCTCTACGGGTCTATTCCGCGCGGCACCGCGCGCGTGGGGCGCAGCGACCTGGATCTGCTGATCGCCCTGCGCGAGGAGCCGACCGAGGCGGACCGCACGGCCGCGCGCGGGCTCGACGAGGGGCTGGACAAGGAGTTTGCGCAGATCGACGGGGCGGGGACGCTGCTGTGCAGCCACAGGCAGCTGCTGAGCGACCTGGAGCGGTACGACGGCGGGTGGTTCGTCGCCTGCCTGTGTACGCCCCTTCTGGGGGACGATCTCGCCGAGTATCTGCCGCGCTACCGGCCCGACTCGCTGCTCGCGCGTGAGACGAACGGCGATCTCGGCCTCCTGCTGCCTCGGTGGCGGGCGCGGATCGCCGGCGCCGACGACAGCGAGGACGCCCGACGGCCGCTCGTCCGGTTCATGTCGCGGCATCTGGTGCGGACGGGGTTCACGCTCGTCATGCCTCGCTGGGGTGGGTGGACCAGCGATCTGGTGGAGATGGCGGAAGCCTTCGGCTCGTACTATCCCGCGCGGGCCGGGCAGATGCGGACCGCGGCCCTGCTCGGGCGGGAGCCGACCGGCGATGCGGCCGTCCTGCGGTCGTACGTCGAGGATCTCGGTCCTTGGCTTGCGCAGGAGTACGCGCGTGTGCACGGCGTCAAAGCCCCCCGGCCCGACTGA
- a CDS encoding NUDIX hydrolase, which produces MANGQWYPPEWPDRIRALADGSLTPVAPKRAATVMLLRDAATGPAVHMLRRRASMAFAGGAYAYPGGGVDPRDEHQIRWAGPTRAWWAQRLGVDEAAAQAIVCAAVRETYEEAGVLLAGPTHDSVVGDTTGEDWEADRAALVARDVSFAEFLDRRGLVLRSDLLGAWTRWITPEFEPRRYDTWFFVAALPEGQRTRNASTEADRTVWIRPAEAAESYDKGELLMMPPTIATLRQLTPYDSAAQALAAAPERDLTPVLAQARLEDGEIVLSWPGHDEFTKHIPTGGAPA; this is translated from the coding sequence ATGGCAAACGGGCAGTGGTATCCACCGGAGTGGCCGGACCGTATCCGCGCGCTTGCGGACGGAAGCCTCACCCCCGTCGCGCCGAAGCGCGCGGCCACCGTCATGCTGCTCAGGGACGCCGCCACCGGCCCTGCCGTGCACATGCTGCGCCGCCGCGCGTCCATGGCCTTCGCGGGTGGGGCGTACGCCTACCCGGGCGGCGGCGTCGATCCTCGCGACGAGCATCAGATCCGCTGGGCGGGCCCCACGCGCGCGTGGTGGGCGCAGCGGCTCGGTGTCGACGAGGCGGCGGCCCAGGCGATCGTCTGCGCCGCCGTGCGGGAGACGTACGAGGAGGCGGGTGTCCTGCTCGCCGGCCCCACCCACGACTCGGTCGTCGGTGACACCACCGGCGAGGACTGGGAGGCGGACCGCGCGGCCCTGGTGGCCCGGGACGTGTCGTTCGCCGAGTTCCTGGACCGCCGGGGCCTGGTGCTGCGTTCGGACCTGCTGGGCGCCTGGACCCGCTGGATCACCCCGGAGTTCGAACCCCGCCGCTACGACACGTGGTTCTTCGTCGCCGCCCTCCCGGAGGGCCAGCGCACCCGCAACGCCTCGACGGAGGCCGACCGCACGGTGTGGATCCGTCCCGCGGAGGCCGCCGAGTCGTACGACAAGGGCGAGCTTCTGATGATGCCGCCCACCATCGCGACGCTGCGCCAGCTGACTCCGTACGACAGCGCCGCTCAGGCTCTCGCCGCCGCTCCCGAACGCGACCTCACGCCCGTCCTGGCGCAGGCCCGCCTGGAAGACGGCGAGATCGTGCTGTCCTGGCCCGGCCATGACGAGTTCACCAAGCACATCCCGACCGGCGGAGCCCCCGCATGA
- a CDS encoding MBL fold metallo-hydrolase, with protein sequence MTDAAALPGQPRGGVLSGPATARAVNVLAPNPSAMTLDGTNTWLLSEPDSDLAVVVDPGPLDEGHLRNVVDTAEKAGKRVALTLLTHGHPDHAEGAVRFAELTGTHVRALDPALRLGDEGLGAGDVIDMGGLELRVVPTPGHTADSLSFHLPADRAVLTGDTILGRGTTVVAHPDGRLGDYLDTLRRLRSLTVDDGVHTVLPGHGPVLEDAQGAVEFYLAHRAHRLAQVETAVEDGYGTPAEVVAHVYADVDRSLWPAAELSVRAQLDYLEEHGLI encoded by the coding sequence ATGACGGACGCAGCAGCCCTCCCCGGCCAGCCGCGAGGCGGGGTCCTCTCCGGGCCCGCCACCGCCCGCGCCGTCAACGTCCTCGCGCCCAACCCCTCCGCGATGACTCTGGACGGCACCAACACCTGGCTGCTGTCCGAGCCCGACTCGGACCTGGCCGTCGTGGTCGACCCGGGCCCGCTGGACGAGGGACACCTGCGCAACGTCGTCGACACGGCCGAGAAGGCCGGCAAGCGCGTCGCCCTGACGCTGCTCACCCACGGCCACCCGGACCACGCCGAGGGCGCCGTACGCTTCGCCGAACTGACCGGCACACACGTGCGTGCCCTCGATCCGGCGCTGCGGCTCGGCGACGAGGGGCTCGGCGCGGGGGACGTGATCGACATGGGCGGCCTGGAGTTGCGGGTCGTCCCGACGCCCGGCCACACCGCCGACTCGCTCTCCTTCCACCTCCCCGCCGACCGGGCCGTCCTGACCGGCGATACGATCCTGGGGCGCGGTACCACGGTCGTGGCGCACCCCGACGGCCGGCTGGGCGACTACCTGGACACCCTGCGGCGGCTGCGGTCGCTCACGGTCGACGACGGCGTGCACACCGTCCTCCCCGGTCACGGCCCCGTCCTGGAGGACGCCCAGGGCGCCGTCGAGTTCTACCTCGCCCACCGCGCCCACCGCCTCGCCCAGGTCGAGACGGCCGTCGAGGACGGCTACGGCACCCCGGCCGAAGTCGTCGCCCACGTGTACGCGGACGTGGACCGCTCCCTGTGGCCCGCGGCCGAGTTGTCGGTACGGGCGCAGCTGGACTACCTGGAGGAGCACGGGCTCATCTGA